The genomic interval GACGCCAGATATTGCTATTCAAATATATAGCACGTGCATTCGTCACATCACCCGGACCCGCGTCGGCAGTCAACGAATAAGAAGCTCTCAGCGTTGCATGGGAAAATGCAGGTTGAAGATTCTTGAAAAATTCTTCTTCATGAGCGTTCCATGCGCCTGCGACGTTCCAGGTAGGTAACCAACGCGATTGTCTGGATTTCCCCAAACGGTTTGTACCTTCGTAACGTCCAGTTCCCGTAATGGTATAACGGCCGGCATAATTATAAGTACCCATAGCGAAGAAAGCCAAGCGGTTATATGTAGTCGTTACATTAGAAAAATAATCGGTATTTTCTTCATTACCCTGCTTGAACACACGATAATCATAACGAGGAATACCTCCGTCGTTATATTTATATCCCCAGCCTCTGAACCAGGCTTTCTGACGTATAGTAGAATTACGTTCCACTCCACCGAAAAGACTGATAATATGGTCGTTATTTATACTGGTATTATAATTTACCGTACCACGGAAATCCTCACTCCTCATCGTATAATTGGAAGCGGTATAGATACCGCCCTCCGGCAGAATAGAAACAGGCAACGCATTAGGATTATCAGGATCGGTATATAACAGACGGTTTGCATCCCGTATCGTCGGATTATCAGGATAAACACCGGCCCGATAAGCATTTGCCTGGTTAGAATCATCTTTAACATGATGTTCTTGGAATGTAGATTGATAACGTATGGCAGCCAAGCCGGAAAGTTCCAGTCCTCGTACAGGTTTCCAGTTCAATTCACCTTGAAATTTCAAATCTACGATAGATAAGTCGATATAATTATTTTCCAGCTCATGAAAAATATTGAAATCCGTATAAAAACGTTTATAGTAAATATTCGGATCCAACGTACGCGACGTATTCAAAGCAAAGCTATACGGATTGATATCAAAGTCACGTTTCACTTCACCCGTTACCACATCGGTTTGCTGATTAAGCGTACCCGGAGCCTTCTGCTTACGGTATGAACCATTCGTTAATAACGAGAGAGTCAAAGATTTATACAAATTAAAAGAAGCATTCGCATTTGCGGTATAACGCTGTACTTTACTCGAGAGCGTCCATCCCGGATCGTTCATCGCAGAAAGAGAAAAATACGTTCTGGCACGATCGGTACCGGTTGAAATACTTACCGCATGATTCTGTTGGATAGAATTACTGAACAATAAATCGAACCAATCGGTATTGAGAAATTCAGCACCTTGAAGATATCTATTTTTATCAGCACGAGTATTTGCCAGCAAATATTTGCCGGTATTCACATCATATGTATTGATCATATCATACATCTTGCCATAAACACCCGAAGCGGAACCATTTACCAGGTTAGCAAATTCCAACCAGCCCTTATCTTCCATTTCTTGATATATACCCATTTGCTCCTGAGAATTCAAAATATTGAAATCGCTGTAACTGGGAACAAGGCGGGTTGTAAATTCTCCCGTATAATTAATGTGGCTTTTACCGGCAACACCTTTTTTAGTGGTAATAACTATCACACCGGCCATAGCACGAGCACCATATATAGAAGTAGCCGAACCATCTTTCAATATCTGGAAGCTCTCTATATCATCGGCATTCAATCCTGCAATAGCAGAAGAGATAAGAGTCTCGGCGTCACCGGAAGAAAGAGCATCCGTAGAAAC from Barnesiella propionica carries:
- a CDS encoding SusC/RagA family TonB-linked outer membrane protein, which translates into the protein MKNILRLVLVLTFYSGVMFGQNKRVTGVVTSAEDGLEVIGASVKVKDNPSIGVSTDMDGKFTISIPENTKTLVVSYIGMETQEVPVKPVMKVVLKSNSRQLTEVVVTGMQKMDKRLFTGATTKIDAQKAKLDGVPDVSRALEGRAAGVSVQNVSGTFGTAPKIRVRGATSIYGNSRPLWVVDGVVMEDAVDVSTDALSSGDAETLISSAIAGLNADDIESFQILKDGSATSIYGARAMAGVIVITTKKGVAGKSHINYTGEFTTRLVPSYSDFNILNSQEQMGIYQEMEDKGWLEFANLVNGSASGVYGKMYDMINTYDVNTGKYLLANTRADKNRYLQGAEFLNTDWFDLLFSNSIQQNHAVSISTGTDRARTYFSLSAMNDPGWTLSSKVQRYTANANASFNLYKSLTLSLLTNGSYRKQKAPGTLNQQTDVVTGEVKRDFDINPYSFALNTSRTLDPNIYYKRFYTDFNIFHELENNYIDLSIVDLKFQGELNWKPVRGLELSGLAAIRYQSTFQEHHVKDDSNQANAYRAGVYPDNPTIRDANRLLYTDPDNPNALPVSILPEGGIYTASNYTMRSEDFRGTVNYNTSINNDHIISLFGGVERNSTIRQKAWFRGWGYKYNDGGIPRYDYRVFKQGNEENTDYFSNVTTTYNRLAFFAMGTYNYAGRYTITGTGRYEGTNRLGKSRQSRWLPTWNVAGAWNAHEEEFFKNLQPAFSHATLRASYSLTADAGPGDVTNARAIYLNSNIWRPNNESAESAIYIANLENSELTYEKKHEFNVGVSLGFLNNRINFDADVYSRKNFDLIGLQRTEGAGGEIAKMANVASMNTHGYEFTLSTRNIVTKDFTWTTDFIFANAKTKITKLDTQTRVIDLVSGSGYALQGYPVRALFSIPFVGLNDEGLPMFINENNEVVTTDINFQEFEKKGYLKYEGPTDPTITGSFGNNFSYKGFHLNVFMTYSFGNVVRLDPIFKSAYSDLSSMPKEFKNRWRNPGDERYTTVPVIASMRQYKNDSNLSYAYNAYNYSTERIAKGDFIRLKEISLSYDFPSKWLSAIKFTNLQLKIQATNLCLLYADKKLNGQDPEFFNTGGVATPLPKQFTLTVRLGF